In Candidatus Neomarinimicrobiota bacterium, a genomic segment contains:
- a CDS encoding ferredoxin: protein MSIPYVDKKVCIGCGTCEAICPQVFKVNDEALADVIEADFEAHKEAIDEAIEACPVDCISWKEGAKPDLPAEA from the coding sequence ATGTCAATTCCCTACGTAGATAAAAAGGTTTGTATCGGTTGCGGAACCTGTGAAGCAATTTGCCCACAAGTTTTTAAAGTTAACGATGAAGCCTTGGCAGATGTTATTGAAGCAGATTTTGAAGCTCATAAAGAAGCGATTGATGAAGCAATTGAAGCTTGTCCGGTTGACTGCATCAGTTGGAAAGAAGGGGCTAAGCCAGATCTTCCAGCCGAAGCGTAA
- a CDS encoding response regulator, protein MAKKRAKILVVDDENFLRNFWETKLDPTVYEVIKAANGLQGIAVTKARLPDLILLDIIMPGVSGFKVLQELKKNPKTKGIPIIMLSNIGKEDEVKKALKLGAIDYIIKSDVIPQEVEEKIRQYLKKKI, encoded by the coding sequence ATGGCCAAAAAGAGAGCAAAGATTTTAGTGGTTGACGATGAAAATTTTTTGCGTAATTTTTGGGAAACTAAACTTGACCCAACCGTCTATGAAGTGATCAAGGCGGCTAACGGTCTTCAAGGCATTGCTGTGACTAAAGCGAGGTTGCCAGATTTGATTTTACTTGATATTATAATGCCAGGAGTAAGTGGCTTTAAAGTTTTGCAAGAACTTAAAAAAAACCCTAAAACTAAAGGAATTCCGATTATTATGCTTTCCAATATTGGAAAAGAAGATGAAGTGAAAAAAGCCTTGAAGTTAGGGGCGATAGACTATATCATTAAGTCAGATGTTATTCCTCAAGAGGTTGAGGAAAAGATAAGGCAGTATTTAAAAAAGAAAATTTAA